Proteins co-encoded in one Homo sapiens chromosome 17 genomic scaffold, GRCh38.p14 alternate locus group ALT_REF_LOCI_1 HSCHR17_1_CTG4 genomic window:
- the KRTAP17-1 gene encoding keratin-associated protein 17-1, with protein MGCCPGDCFTCCTQEQNCCEECCCQPGCCGCCGSCCGCGGSGCGGSGCGGSCCGSSCCGSGCGGCGGCGGCGGGCCGSSCCGSSCCGSGCCGPVCCQPTPICDTK; from the coding sequence ATGGGGTGCTGCCCGGGGGACTGCTTCACCTGCTGCACCCAGGAGCAAAACTGCTGTGAAGAGTGCTGCTGTCAGCCgggctgctgtggctgctgcGGCTCCTGCTGTGGCTGTGGGGGCTCTGGCTGCGGGGGCTCTGGCTGCGGGGGCAGCTGCTGCGGATCGTCTTGCTGTGGATCTGGCTGCGGAGGCTGTGGAGGCTGCGGAGGCTGCGGGGGTGGCTGCTGTGGATCCAGTTGCTGTGGGTCCAGTTGCTGCGGCTCCGGGTGCTGTGGGCCTGTGTGCTGCCAGCCCACACCTATATGCGACACAAAATGA